A genomic stretch from Nocardia wallacei includes:
- a CDS encoding IS3 family transposase (programmed frameshift), translating into MSSRKKYPAELRERAVRMFAEIREQHPSEWAAMGAVAELLGVGHPETVRTWVRRAEIDECARPGVTTEESAELKRLRRENAELKRANAILKAASGFLRGRDRPATALICRFVTEHQGHREVGGLVWGVESICATLCELGVNLAPSTYYEYRKRVPTKREERDEELKVEISRVHRENFGVYGARKVWLQLNREGHQVARCTVERLMRELGLRGVTRGRVKRTTIADPAAERPADLVQRKFAPAAPNRLWVADITYVSTWSGWVYVAFVIDAYARRILGWRTSTSMTTGLVLDAIEHAIWTRERSGWSVKDVVHHTDRGSQYTSIALSERLAEAGIQPSVGAVGSSFDNALAETVNGLYKTELIKPRGPWRTLDHVEFATAEWVDWFNHRRLYQYCGDIPPAEMEAAHYAQNPAQQPAGLSHQ; encoded by the exons GTGTCGTCGAGGAAGAAGTACCCGGCCGAGTTGCGTGAGCGGGCCGTGCGGATGTTCGCCGAGATCCGGGAGCAGCATCCGTCGGAGTGGGCCGCGATGGGCGCGGTCGCCGAGTTGCTGGGGGTCGGGCATCCGGAAACAGTCAGGACGTGGGTGCGCCGAGCCGAGATCGACGAGTGCGCCCGCCCGGGCGTCACGACTGAGGAGTCGGCCGAGCTGAAGCGGCTGCGGCGCGAGAACGCAGAACTCAAGCGCGCCAACGCAATTCTGAAGGCAGCGTCTG GCTTTCTTCGCGGCCGAGATAGACCGGCCACAGCGCTGATCTGCAGGTTCGTCACCGAACACCAGGGCCACCGGGAAGTCGGCGGCCTTGTGTGGGGTGTGGAGTCTATCTGCGCCACGCTGTGCGAGCTTGGCGTAAACCTCGCCCCCTCAACGTATTACGAGTATCGCAAGCGAGTTCCCACGAAGCGTGAGGAACGCGACGAGGAGCTGAAGGTCGAGATTTCCCGGGTGCACCGTGAGAACTTCGGTGTCTACGGGGCGCGGAAGGTGTGGCTGCAGCTGAACCGGGAAGGTCACCAGGTGGCCCGCTGCACCGTCGAGCGGTTGATGCGCGAACTCGGGCTGCGCGGGGTAACCAGGGGCCGGGTCAAACGCACCACGATCGCCGATCCGGCCGCCGAGCGGCCCGCAGACCTGGTGCAACGCAAGTTCGCGCCGGCGGCGCCGAACCGGCTCTGGGTCGCCGACATCACGTATGTGTCGACGTGGTCCGGGTGGGTGTACGTGGCATTCGTGATCGACGCTTATGCGCGCCGTATTCTCGGCTGGCGGACGTCGACGTCGATGACCACCGGGTTGGTGCTCGATGCGATCGAGCACGCGATCTGGACTCGGGAACGTTCCGGCTGGAGCGTGAAAGATGTTGTGCACCATACGGATAGGGGATCGCAATATACATCTATTGCGCTGTCGGAACGGCTCGCCGAGGCCGGGATCCAGCCCAGCGTAGGCGCGGTGGGCTCGAGCTTCGATAACGCCCTCGCCGAGACCGTGAACGGTCTGTACAAGACCGAGCTGATCAAACCCCGCGGGCCCTGGCGCACCCTCGACCATGTCGAGTTCGCCACCGCCGAATGGGTGGATTGGTTCAATCACCGACGCCTTTACCAGTACTGCGGGGATATCCCACCGGCGGAGATGGAGGCTGCCCACTACGCTCAGAATCCAGCCCAGCAACCCGCCGGGCTGTCACACCAGTAA
- a CDS encoding histidine phosphatase family protein gives MADYPCRLILVRHGEAHCNVDNLVCGERSCTGLTERGRQQAEMLGEFLARGDDGRRISALYSTTAARARHTAESVGKALGRTVIPELLAPNYGAAEGKPWPEVIAAFGQTPALAPHLPLAEGAESWITLVQRTGRELEAIVRRHYGETVMVVGHEETVVAAAQHFLQLLPWSRAEVTFGVDFTSQTVWQRERLSWCDPEAERWRWRLVRANDVGHLGETVRPSPMYVS, from the coding sequence ATGGCCGACTATCCCTGCCGCCTGATCTTGGTCCGGCACGGCGAAGCCCACTGCAACGTCGACAATCTGGTCTGCGGCGAACGCAGTTGCACCGGTCTGACCGAACGCGGACGTCAGCAGGCCGAGATGCTCGGTGAATTCCTGGCTCGAGGAGATGACGGCCGTCGGATTTCGGCGCTGTACAGCACCACAGCGGCACGGGCCCGGCACACGGCAGAAAGTGTGGGTAAGGCACTCGGGCGAACGGTGATCCCGGAGCTGCTGGCACCGAACTACGGTGCGGCCGAGGGGAAGCCGTGGCCGGAGGTGATCGCGGCGTTCGGGCAGACGCCAGCCCTGGCGCCGCATCTGCCGCTCGCTGAAGGAGCGGAATCCTGGATCACGCTGGTGCAGCGGACGGGCCGTGAGCTGGAGGCGATCGTGCGGCGGCACTATGGAGAAACCGTGATGGTAGTAGGACACGAGGAGACGGTGGTGGCTGCGGCGCAGCACTTCCTCCAGCTGTTGCCATGGAGCCGGGCGGAGGTGACGTTCGGGGTGGACTTTACGAGCCAGACGGTGTGGCAGCGGGAACGGCTTAGCTGGTGCGATCCTGAAGCGGAACGGTGGCGGTGGCGGTTGGTGCGGGCGAATGATGTGGGGCATCTGGGGGAGACGGTCAGGCCGTCACCGATGTATGTGTCTTGA
- a CDS encoding IS3 family transposase (programmed frameshift), whose product MGAPRKFDEETRARAVRMYQDRIREHGESMAAARRHVGALLDIKPATLRNWVEKAEQPAAAPAPVTVSESEELKVLRREVAELRRANDILRTASAFFAGGGGRPPTAVIVDYIDAHRDRFGVDPICRVLTEHGVKIAPSTYYAARKRGISAAVWSDAHAASVLFDLWTANRRVYGVRKLWHAACRAGHDLGRDQVARLMRLAGLDGIVRGRRTTVTTERDRDQPARYPDLIGRAWSQPARPDQWWVADFTYCWTVSGFCYTAFCVDVYSRRILGWRVMTSKTTPLVTSVLEQALFTRRRTDFRFTATGLVHHSDAGSQYTSLAFTETLRDSEIAGSIGSVGDALDNALMESAIGLYKTELIDRHPAFTGRAELERETASWVHWYNTQRLHSSIGYLPPVEYEHLYHQQSISAEVA is encoded by the exons ATGGGTGCACCACGGAAGTTCGACGAGGAGACTCGTGCGCGAGCGGTGAGGATGTACCAGGACCGGATCCGTGAGCACGGTGAGTCGATGGCGGCCGCGCGCCGGCATGTGGGCGCGTTGCTGGATATCAAGCCGGCGACGTTGCGGAACTGGGTCGAGAAGGCCGAGCAACCGGCTGCTGCTCCGGCTCCGGTGACCGTGTCGGAGTCCGAGGAGTTGAAGGTGCTGCGCCGCGAGGTGGCCGAATTGCGAAGGGCCAACGATATTTTGCGGACTGCGAGTGCGTTTTTCGCGG GCGGCGGAGGTCGACCGCCGACTGCGGTGATCGTCGACTACATCGACGCTCACCGGGACCGGTTCGGGGTCGACCCGATCTGCCGCGTGCTCACCGAGCACGGGGTCAAGATCGCCCCGTCCACCTACTACGCCGCGCGCAAACGCGGCATCAGCGCTGCGGTCTGGTCCGACGCGCATGCGGCCAGCGTGTTGTTCGACCTGTGGACGGCCAACCGGCGCGTCTATGGGGTGCGCAAGCTCTGGCACGCGGCCTGCCGCGCCGGTCACGATCTCGGCCGCGACCAGGTTGCGCGCCTGATGCGGCTGGCCGGTCTCGACGGCATCGTGCGTGGGCGGCGCACGACAGTCACCACCGAACGAGACCGCGACCAGCCTGCACGGTATCCGGATTTGATCGGGCGGGCCTGGTCGCAACCGGCACGGCCGGATCAGTGGTGGGTCGCCGATTTCACCTACTGCTGGACGGTTTCCGGGTTCTGCTACACCGCGTTCTGTGTCGACGTGTACTCACGCCGCATCCTCGGATGGCGGGTGATGACCAGTAAGACAACACCTTTGGTGACATCGGTGCTCGAACAGGCATTATTCACCCGTCGCAGAACTGATTTCCGTTTCACTGCAACAGGTTTGGTGCATCACTCCGACGCCGGTAGTCAATACACATCGCTGGCTTTCACCGAAACACTGCGTGACTCCGAGATCGCCGGATCCATTGGCAGCGTTGGGGATGCCCTCGATAATGCCCTGATGGAATCGGCGATCGGGCTCTACAAGACCGAGCTGATCGACCGGCATCCGGCCTTCACCGGCCGGGCCGAACTCGAACGGGAAACGGCCTCCTGGGTGCACTGGTACAACACCCAGCGCCTCCACTCGTCGATCGGCTACCTGCCGCCGGTCGAATACGAACACCTCTACCATCAACAGAGCATCTCAGCCGAGGTGGCCTGA
- a CDS encoding helix-turn-helix domain-containing protein, with product MHMTTGEVIRRIRKSLGMTQAELGTILGYTQPVISQLEHDGAAIHDVRVLRRIAKALRVPLAILVVESDEEADVNRRNFLRASALGVGTATAAGTAGHAAAATSATGSVHVGATEVAEITASTNQIHELDLLVGGDRLCRLAANEVRYVEQLLDSGSYTEAAGQALTSAAAEMMTAAGWVHFDAGHLDRARRYYAEAAQTAAAANDGIAASHALLNASMQSFQGGFGPSKPSKEARPMDGVNLAEAAQNAARRDGGPRLRAVGAIYEAGAHSATGDSSAMVNAISRAHRAYESGRGHDPDWVYLPPAALAGMTGWSYMRIGDHRAATAYLREAVDGTAAWPRENVGWRIKLAENDIQGGEIAAGCQLLIDHFEQISSMTSTRLQSTIDSIVQDVRPHRAVPEVREFLELVAST from the coding sequence ATGCACATGACAACTGGCGAGGTCATCCGCCGGATCCGGAAATCCCTCGGGATGACGCAAGCCGAATTGGGCACGATCCTCGGGTACACCCAGCCGGTCATTTCGCAGCTCGAACACGATGGAGCCGCCATCCATGATGTGCGGGTGCTGCGCCGCATTGCCAAGGCACTTCGCGTTCCGCTTGCCATACTGGTGGTGGAGTCGGACGAGGAGGCGGACGTGAATCGTCGCAATTTCCTACGAGCCAGCGCCCTCGGGGTCGGAACTGCTACGGCGGCAGGAACCGCGGGACACGCAGCTGCAGCAACTTCAGCAACCGGAAGCGTTCATGTCGGGGCCACCGAGGTTGCCGAGATCACCGCCAGTACCAACCAAATTCATGAACTCGATCTGCTCGTCGGTGGTGACCGGCTGTGCCGCCTGGCCGCCAACGAAGTGCGCTACGTCGAGCAGCTGCTCGACAGTGGCAGCTACACCGAAGCGGCTGGGCAGGCACTCACCAGCGCCGCCGCTGAAATGATGACCGCGGCGGGGTGGGTGCACTTCGATGCGGGCCATTTGGATCGGGCCCGGCGTTACTACGCCGAAGCCGCCCAAACGGCGGCGGCTGCGAACGATGGGATCGCCGCGTCGCATGCCCTGCTCAACGCCAGCATGCAGAGCTTTCAGGGCGGCTTCGGCCCATCCAAGCCTTCTAAAGAGGCACGTCCAATGGATGGCGTCAACCTCGCTGAGGCCGCGCAAAATGCTGCTCGTCGTGATGGCGGCCCGAGGCTGCGCGCCGTGGGCGCGATCTACGAGGCGGGCGCCCACAGCGCGACAGGCGATAGCAGTGCGATGGTGAATGCCATCAGCCGGGCGCACCGCGCCTACGAATCGGGGCGCGGTCATGACCCGGACTGGGTGTATCTGCCACCGGCGGCTTTGGCTGGCATGACCGGATGGTCATACATGCGGATCGGCGACCACCGTGCGGCGACGGCTTACCTGCGAGAGGCGGTCGACGGCACGGCTGCCTGGCCACGGGAGAACGTCGGCTGGCGTATCAAGCTGGCGGAGAACGATATTCAGGGGGGCGAGATCGCTGCGGGCTGCCAACTCTTGATCGACCACTTCGAACAGATCTCCAGCATGACGTCGACACGGCTGCAATCCACCATCGACAGCATCGTGCAGGACGTGCGGCCGCACCGGGCGGTGCCCGAAGTGCGCGAGTTCCTGGAGCTGGTGGCCAGCACCTGA
- a CDS encoding helix-turn-helix domain-containing protein has protein sequence MTDSVQQAREALGLRLREIRRAAGLNGRQLASLAGWHESKVSKIEYGKIKPSDADLRAYCTHTGTLDQLPDLAATLHHIEAAYLEWRRILNTGTKRVQNETVKLAQQTKLMRIYQPIMVPGILQTADYAAAVLRKSIDFFHIPDDLEQGVAKRLERQQVLYHGKRQFRIIMGEQALHTTVGGDDVMAGQLDRLIAVIGLPRVLVGIVPADAELTMATTNFVIYDNRMVLVEAITAELTITQPREIAQYAEVFDTIARRAVFGETARTLIAKALEQRRSRPTGGP, from the coding sequence GTGACGGACTCGGTTCAACAAGCACGTGAAGCACTCGGCCTGCGGCTCAGGGAGATCCGGCGGGCGGCCGGGCTGAACGGTCGCCAGCTCGCCAGCCTGGCCGGCTGGCACGAGTCCAAGGTGTCGAAGATCGAATACGGCAAAATCAAGCCGTCCGACGCCGATCTGCGGGCCTATTGCACCCACACCGGCACCCTCGACCAGCTGCCGGATCTGGCAGCGACCCTGCACCACATCGAGGCCGCCTACCTGGAATGGCGGCGCATCCTCAATACCGGCACCAAGCGCGTCCAGAACGAAACCGTCAAGCTGGCGCAGCAGACGAAGCTGATGCGCATCTACCAGCCGATCATGGTGCCGGGCATCCTCCAGACAGCGGACTACGCCGCGGCCGTTCTGCGCAAGAGCATCGACTTCTTCCATATTCCGGATGACCTGGAGCAAGGCGTCGCCAAACGGCTTGAACGGCAACAGGTCCTTTACCACGGCAAGCGACAGTTCCGGATCATCATGGGGGAGCAGGCGCTGCACACCACCGTCGGCGGCGACGACGTCATGGCCGGGCAACTGGACCGGCTCATCGCCGTGATCGGCCTGCCCCGCGTCCTGGTGGGTATCGTGCCTGCTGACGCCGAACTGACAATGGCCACAACCAATTTCGTCATCTACGACAACCGCATGGTTCTGGTGGAAGCGATTACGGCGGAGCTGACTATCACCCAGCCGCGAGAAATCGCGCAATACGCCGAGGTGTTCGACACCATCGCGCGCAGAGCGGTCTTCGGCGAGACTGCCCGCACCCTGATCGCCAAAGCGCTGGAACAGCGACGGTCACGACCCACTGGTGGACCGTGA
- a CDS encoding DUF6879 family protein — protein MQLLPGDEWIDLFQRCTGEAFHLEVRDAYAVPAESEHFRRFLDGEPDDYVTFQQPWLTLMRDVIAKGVAVRRVRVVSVPHSDYHRWVLVATAPSVEAGEDIRYVPRHLAGEVPPDDWWLFDDELLAFNLVDTNGKPAGLAVTTDPQLVGHCRSVKQRLWELATPYTDYAANAATHAGQ, from the coding sequence GTGCAGCTGCTGCCCGGTGACGAGTGGATCGACCTGTTTCAGCGGTGCACTGGCGAGGCGTTCCACCTGGAGGTCAGGGACGCCTACGCCGTGCCCGCTGAATCTGAACACTTCAGGCGGTTCCTCGACGGCGAGCCCGACGACTACGTGACCTTCCAACAGCCGTGGCTGACCCTGATGCGCGATGTCATCGCGAAAGGTGTTGCGGTACGACGGGTTCGGGTTGTGAGCGTGCCGCACAGCGACTACCACCGTTGGGTGCTGGTGGCGACGGCACCGTCCGTCGAAGCCGGTGAAGACATCCGGTACGTCCCGCGGCACCTGGCGGGCGAAGTGCCGCCCGACGACTGGTGGCTGTTCGACGACGAGCTGCTCGCCTTCAACCTGGTCGACACGAATGGCAAGCCAGCCGGGCTGGCCGTCACCACCGATCCGCAGCTCGTCGGCCACTGCCGCAGCGTGAAGCAGCGCCTGTGGGAGCTGGCGACCCCGTACACCGACTACGCCGCGAACGCCGCCACGCACGCCGGTCAGTGA
- a CDS encoding nucleoside triphosphate pyrophosphohydrolase family protein: protein MEFSTYQQAAHETSQLPAGGPRAALQPMLGLAFETGSILNVYMRYLRDGIDMASNLEILREEIGDLLWYAAEIATASNLDLDEIAVTNLSRIRDRYPSPAQPVDLTSLPIYDADSPETERFPRTMVFEFIERTSPSGSVVAAMELVSAEPNAFKDGPVSLPNGKTAGYAVGKQLGDPLTDNSRHSDGYRYHDAIHFGFMAVFGWSPNSRALLRIKRKSDPVKDECEDGARAIFAEEGLAAVLSKLAKRRLGFLHEMSVDGEVVEAARAAAADLEVADAPAWLWRRAIANGFRAYHQLIENKGGYLIADLDQRTLTYKKVH from the coding sequence ATGGAATTTTCCACCTACCAGCAGGCGGCGCACGAGACGAGTCAGCTTCCTGCAGGCGGGCCGCGGGCGGCGCTTCAGCCGATGCTGGGATTGGCCTTTGAGACCGGTTCGATTCTCAATGTCTATATGAGATATCTCCGCGACGGTATTGATATGGCCTCGAACCTGGAGATTTTACGCGAAGAGATCGGTGACCTTCTCTGGTACGCGGCAGAAATCGCGACGGCGAGTAATCTGGATTTGGACGAGATCGCGGTCACGAATCTTAGCCGCATACGGGATAGGTACCCCAGCCCCGCGCAGCCGGTTGATCTGACGAGCCTTCCGATCTACGACGCCGATAGCCCCGAAACTGAGCGTTTCCCCCGCACGATGGTGTTCGAGTTTATCGAGCGTACATCGCCAAGTGGGTCGGTTGTGGCAGCTATGGAACTCGTTAGCGCCGAACCCAACGCGTTCAAGGACGGGCCAGTGAGTCTGCCGAACGGCAAAACGGCAGGCTATGCCGTCGGGAAGCAGCTCGGCGATCCGCTGACAGACAACTCTCGTCATTCGGACGGCTACCGCTACCACGATGCCATTCATTTCGGGTTTATGGCGGTGTTCGGATGGTCGCCGAACTCGCGGGCGCTGCTGCGTATCAAGCGAAAATCTGATCCAGTGAAAGATGAGTGCGAGGACGGCGCGCGGGCCATCTTCGCTGAGGAGGGGCTGGCGGCCGTGTTGTCGAAACTGGCCAAGCGGCGACTCGGGTTTCTGCATGAGATGAGTGTTGACGGCGAAGTTGTCGAGGCAGCGAGAGCTGCTGCCGCTGACCTCGAGGTCGCCGATGCGCCAGCCTGGCTGTGGCGGCGGGCAATCGCAAATGGATTCCGCGCCTACCATCAACTGATAGAAAATAAAGGTGGGTACCTGATCGCCGACTTGGATCAGCGGACGCTGACCTACAAGAAAGTCCACTAG
- a CDS encoding TylF/MycF/NovP-related O-methyltransferase, producing MNTPDYDKLLEDVEHHIMGGARSIGIIGATRTTARLIESLTPSGLIATVEAAYTAEPCLLSLTVPVRTFEALAKAEHDVLVVAADEEKEDLLLAALPFVTNAPKVIVAGYEHLGFRDPVFREELMQVLAPSLANGYPNSLIHLYQCLLNAHRLGVDGIVAEFGMYKGGTTMFLSRVIERLGRPWPVFGFDTFGGFPPRRSALDMYDHPDCVFTDLPGVERYLAGRNIRILPGDIVETAPRLAAHDVILSFIDTDNYSSAKAALEVVQDRTVVGGAIVFDHFTGVDRFRYTLGERIAGRPLLDDPRYFHLHGTGVFYRQR from the coding sequence GTGAATACACCCGATTACGACAAGCTACTGGAAGACGTGGAGCACCACATTATGGGAGGTGCGCGGTCGATCGGCATCATCGGAGCCACACGTACGACAGCGCGCCTGATCGAATCCCTGACGCCGTCCGGGCTCATCGCCACTGTGGAGGCTGCCTACACAGCCGAACCGTGTCTCCTGTCGCTCACGGTGCCGGTTCGGACATTCGAAGCACTGGCGAAGGCCGAGCACGACGTCTTGGTCGTCGCCGCCGATGAGGAAAAGGAGGACCTGCTCCTTGCCGCGCTCCCGTTCGTCACCAATGCGCCGAAGGTAATCGTCGCGGGCTACGAGCACCTGGGGTTCCGTGATCCCGTGTTCCGCGAGGAACTGATGCAGGTGCTGGCGCCGAGTCTGGCGAACGGGTACCCCAACAGCCTGATCCATCTGTATCAGTGCCTGCTCAACGCCCATCGGCTCGGGGTCGACGGCATCGTTGCCGAGTTCGGGATGTACAAGGGCGGCACGACGATGTTCCTGTCGCGAGTGATCGAGCGGCTGGGCCGACCGTGGCCGGTGTTCGGCTTCGACACCTTCGGCGGCTTCCCGCCACGTCGCAGTGCCCTGGACATGTACGACCACCCGGACTGCGTCTTCACCGATTTGCCTGGCGTTGAGCGCTACCTGGCTGGGCGAAATATCCGCATCTTGCCGGGCGACATCGTAGAAACGGCGCCGCGGCTCGCGGCACACGACGTCATCCTGAGCTTCATCGACACCGACAACTACAGCTCAGCCAAGGCCGCGCTCGAAGTCGTCCAAGACCGTACTGTGGTCGGTGGTGCCATCGTGTTCGATCACTTCACCGGCGTGGACCGCTTTCGTTACACTCTCGGCGAACGTATCGCAGGCCGCCCGCTCCTCGATGATCCGCGATACTTTCACCTCCACGGCACAGGCGTATTCTATCGGCAGCGGTAA
- a CDS encoding nucleotide kinase domain-containing protein — protein MKRPPTPRKGIYEYYWHFASERQRAFERRVSGMQWPWTDDTILQEFKFCNVFRAADRVSQYMIREVCYHAEPCSPEDRLFQITAFRTFSKIETWRSVRDILGHYPTLDDLASGAFTKALDESKQRNGGLYTGAFILCATDAYGQGLKHLNHVELFRHMFLIDGLGDELLKAQSLREVYDLLHRYPLMGDFMSYQTSIDLNYSDLINFSENEFTQAGPGALRGIKKCFEDLGDYTPTNVILWMVEHQQQELKRLGLPFDGLWGRPLHAIDCQGLFCETDKYCRQAAPEIASARKRIKAKFSATPEPIQLFFPPKWGINEKLPTSGVFGDAVVTTSEQTALF, from the coding sequence ATGAAACGGCCGCCAACTCCCCGAAAGGGGATCTACGAATACTATTGGCACTTCGCCTCCGAGCGTCAGCGCGCGTTCGAACGTCGCGTGAGTGGCATGCAGTGGCCGTGGACCGATGACACTATCTTGCAAGAATTCAAATTCTGCAACGTCTTTCGGGCAGCCGATCGGGTGAGTCAGTACATGATCCGGGAGGTCTGTTATCACGCCGAACCGTGCTCGCCGGAAGATAGACTCTTCCAGATTACAGCCTTTCGCACATTCAGCAAGATCGAAACCTGGCGCTCCGTGCGCGACATACTCGGCCACTACCCAACACTTGACGATCTCGCGAGTGGCGCATTCACCAAGGCGCTGGATGAAAGCAAGCAACGTAACGGCGGCCTCTATACGGGTGCGTTCATTCTTTGTGCTACCGATGCTTACGGCCAGGGGCTGAAACATCTCAATCACGTCGAACTATTTCGGCACATGTTCCTGATCGACGGGCTCGGCGATGAACTCCTCAAAGCCCAGTCATTACGAGAAGTCTACGACCTGCTACACCGGTATCCACTCATGGGCGACTTCATGTCGTACCAAACCTCGATCGACCTGAACTACTCGGATCTGATCAACTTCTCCGAAAATGAATTCACCCAGGCCGGGCCAGGCGCTCTGCGCGGGATCAAGAAATGTTTCGAAGATCTAGGCGACTACACCCCGACCAATGTCATTCTGTGGATGGTCGAGCACCAACAGCAGGAACTGAAACGTCTCGGACTGCCTTTCGATGGCTTGTGGGGCCGACCGCTTCATGCTATTGACTGCCAGGGCCTGTTCTGCGAAACCGACAAGTACTGCCGCCAGGCCGCGCCCGAAATCGCCAGTGCCCGCAAGCGCATCAAAGCTAAATTCTCCGCGACGCCCGAACCGATCCAACTGTTCTTCCCGCCGAAATGGGGAATCAATGAAAAGCTCCCGACCAGCGGCGTATTCGGTGATGCGGTAGTAACCACTTCGGAGCAGACAGCTCTGTTCTAA
- a CDS encoding histone-like nucleoid-structuring protein Lsr2, translated as MAKKVTVELIDDYDGKSKAEETVRFGVDGVEYEIDLSMKNAGKLREAFEQWTGPARKVGRIPRGKSKIGGRTAADKEQTGAIRDWARKNGYDVSSRGRISADVVEAYNKAS; from the coding sequence ATGGCGAAGAAGGTCACCGTCGAGCTGATCGACGACTACGACGGTAAATCCAAGGCTGAGGAGACAGTGCGCTTCGGAGTCGACGGCGTGGAATACGAGATCGACCTGTCGATGAAGAACGCGGGCAAGCTGCGTGAGGCGTTCGAGCAGTGGACTGGTCCCGCCCGCAAGGTCGGTCGAATCCCGAGGGGCAAGAGCAAGATTGGTGGTCGCACCGCAGCCGACAAGGAGCAGACTGGCGCGATCCGGGATTGGGCTCGGAAGAACGGCTACGACGTGTCCAGCCGCGGCCGCATCTCGGCAGATGTCGTGGAGGCGTACAACAAGGCGAGCTAG
- a CDS encoding transposase, with amino-acid sequence MAASKKYPDELRARAVRLYRDADPKPTIRKLAAQLGVHHEALRNWIRQAEADAGERSDRPTTDMAEENKQLRKRVAELERVNAVLRDASAYFASEPGQTRR; translated from the coding sequence GTGGCAGCATCGAAGAAGTATCCGGACGAGTTGAGGGCTCGGGCGGTCAGGTTGTATCGGGATGCGGATCCCAAGCCGACGATCCGGAAGCTGGCCGCGCAGCTGGGGGTGCATCACGAGGCTCTGCGGAACTGGATCCGCCAGGCCGAAGCGGACGCCGGCGAGCGTAGCGATCGGCCGACGACCGACATGGCCGAAGAGAACAAGCAACTACGCAAGCGGGTCGCTGAACTCGAACGCGTGAACGCCGTATTGCGTGATGCGAGTGCGTATTTCGCGTCGGAGCCCGGCCAGACCCGGAGGTGA
- a CDS encoding IS3 family transposase, which produces MRFVKDHPQHSVELVLRVLGIASSTFYGWLAQAKNPSRRRLADEQLLAEIVDIHTSSGGTYGSPRVHAMLRRRGIAVGRKRVERLMRRAGLQGAFLRKKWRIPSTRQDRRATPAPDLVNRDFTADTPDRLWVADATRIPTGEGVFWLAAVRDAFSNRIVGWKCSDRCDTELVLGALEYAVWVRDVRDGQLVHHSDRGSTYTAIRFANRLADNGIAQSMGSVGDSYDNALMENFFSTLKTELVYRNSWRTREDAENALFSYIDGWYNTQRIQKKLDWRSPDEYEASYHQRVLAGTR; this is translated from the coding sequence GTGCGGTTCGTGAAAGATCACCCGCAGCACTCGGTCGAGCTCGTATTGCGGGTGCTGGGCATCGCGTCGTCGACGTTCTATGGATGGCTGGCCCAGGCCAAGAACCCCTCGCGGCGGCGGCTGGCCGACGAACAATTGCTGGCTGAGATCGTCGATATCCACACCAGCTCCGGCGGCACCTACGGATCGCCGCGAGTGCACGCGATGCTGCGCCGCCGCGGTATCGCGGTCGGCCGCAAACGAGTCGAGCGGCTGATGCGGCGGGCGGGGCTGCAGGGCGCGTTCCTGCGTAAGAAATGGCGTATTCCCTCGACGCGGCAGGACCGCCGCGCCACGCCGGCACCGGATCTGGTCAACCGTGACTTCACCGCGGACACCCCGGACCGGTTGTGGGTGGCGGATGCGACGCGGATCCCGACCGGCGAGGGCGTGTTCTGGCTGGCGGCGGTCCGGGACGCGTTCTCCAACCGGATCGTGGGCTGGAAATGCTCCGACCGCTGCGACACCGAGCTGGTACTCGGGGCCCTGGAATACGCGGTGTGGGTGCGGGATGTGCGTGACGGACAACTGGTCCATCATTCCGATCGCGGCTCGACCTACACAGCCATTCGGTTCGCAAACAGGTTGGCCGACAACGGAATAGCCCAGTCGATGGGGTCGGTCGGAGACAGTTACGACAATGCGCTCATGGAGAACTTCTTCTCCACACTGAAGACCGAGCTGGTGTACCGGAACTCCTGGCGCACAAGGGAAGACGCGGAGAACGCCTTGTTCTCCTACATCGACGGCTGGTACAACACCCAGCGCATCCAGAAGAAGCTGGATTGGCGATCACCCGACGAGTACGAAGCCAGCTACCATCAACGGGTTCTGGCCGGAACCAGATAA